Sequence from the Telopea speciosissima isolate NSW1024214 ecotype Mountain lineage unplaced genomic scaffold, Tspe_v1 Tspe_v1.0363, whole genome shotgun sequence genome:
AATTTCAGTAATAAAGACACTACAGCTTCAGCACCACAAGTTTAGAACCAAATACACCAAAGGGAGGTATTCttttttcattctctttttttaaCAGCTATACAAATCAGCATAACCAATTTATCAAATCATTGACATTAAGCAGCCTTTTTAATGAAAGATAACTTATCAATACACATAAATGCATAGAAAGTGACATCCTAAAACCAGTTTTACAAACTaatgccccaagaatccaattttacaAAAATTTTACTTGTTATTCACCTTCTAAAGTGTTCAGTAAATTAAAGTTACACTATAAATCTGGGACTAGTCCCTAATCAAGTAACCACATGCACCAGAATGACTAGACAACAGATAGGTGCCTTCCTGCTGAGCTCAAAACAGTCCACTCAAGGCATAGGAGCTGAACAGTCAAGTTCCTAGAGACCGATACTGATAATTTTGTGCCTGGGACTTCAAGACCAACCAACAACAACGCACTCcaccccccccacaaaaaaaaaaagttgaggCTTGTGTACAGTCTCCATACAGACCTTGAGGTTTCAAGCTCACAAAGAAACATTAAGATCCATTCATTGAATGTCAAAAATTTGAGTATTGTACAATGGGTTCTTTCCACACTTCCTCAATTCTATATCCTAGTCCTAGCAGACTAATATTCCCTTTGTATAGATCCAAGAGTTGAGGAACTTCTTTCCTATAGTTGGTCACAAACTTCTCCAAGAAATACTTCTCACTTTTTGTCAACAGATGTCCCATTTTAAGATCTTCCTTAACCAGACCTTTCAATCTCAATACTCGTAAAACTGAACACCTTGGAAGAATCCTCTTCTCCAAGCTAAGCCCAACAAGTTGCGGGTGTGTGATGATAACTTCCCGTTCCCAACCCATTTTGTCAACAAAGAAATCTAAATGGCTCTTTATATTCTTCTCAGACAGTTTCATGAAAAAAGGGTACCTCCTAAATGCCAAGAGAATCTCATCCTCGGAAAAACCCCACCTTCGATAGGCCTCCAATTTGTGCTTCCATGTCGATTTTGTCATTGATGTAAACACAGATAGAGCACTCATAAACGTGTACTTTGAAAGGTCGAAATCCATTTGCTTAATCTCCTCAACCATCTGTTTGAACATATCATTTTTAGGTGTCAACGTTGAGGGATAGTAAGTTAGTAAACTCACGATAATAGACTCCGGTACTCCATTTTCTCTCAAGATTGCAATATTTCGAGCCACAGTCGGTATATCACAATTGAAGAAACGAGCTTCACGTTTTAGACCAATAACAACATTCTCCAGAGTCCCAACTAAACTCTTCCAGAAATTAAAAGCAGGGATAATTTTGTTTTCTAAGCTACGGAACAAGAACTTCGAA
This genomic interval carries:
- the LOC122648018 gene encoding transcription termination factor MTERF15, mitochondrial-like translates to MFNFLFKRVPIGRTLIRDSTSLLGFLQNPSSLKYISSKASRNQNPFVVSYLISSCGLSPAAALSASKKVGFESSDGPDSVLTLFRNHGFTDAQISSLIRKCPLLLVSSPTKTLLPKLEFLHSLGVSSPIITKILCKDSKFLFRSLENKIIPAFNFWKSLVGTLENVVIGLKREARFFNCDIPTVARNIAILRENGVPESIIVSLLTYYPSTLTPKNDMFKQMVEEIKQMDFDLSKYTFMSALSVFTSMTKSTWKHKLEAYRRWGFSEDEILLAFRRYPFFMKLSEKNIKSHLDFFVDKMGWEREVIITHPQLVGLSLEKRILPRCSVLRVLRLKGLVKEDLKMGHLLTKSEKYFLEKFVTNYRKEVPQLLDLYKGNISLLGLGYRIEEVWKEPIVQYSNF